A part of Brassica rapa cultivar Chiifu-401-42 chromosome A05, CAAS_Brap_v3.01, whole genome shotgun sequence genomic DNA contains:
- the LOC103869890 gene encoding late embryogenesis abundant protein 29, giving the protein MASNQQSYKAGETRGKTQEKTGQAMGAMRDKAEEGRDKTSQTAQTAQQKAQETAQAAKEKTSQAAQTTQQKAHETAQATKDKTSQAAQTTQQKAHETTQAAKDKTSQAAQTAQEKARETKDKTGSYMSETGEAIKQKAQNAAQYTKETAQEAAQYTKETAEAGRDKTGGFLSQTGEQVKQMAMGAADAVKHTFGMATEEEDKEHYPGTTTTTTGTTRTTDPTHHTYQRK; this is encoded by the exons atggcGTCTAACCAACAAAGCTACAAAGCTGGTGAAACCAGAGGCAAGACTCAG GAGAAGACAGGACAAGCTATGGGAGCGATGAGggacaaggctgaggaaggcaGGGACAAGACTTCCCAAACGGCCCAAACAGCCCAACAAAAGGCTCAGGAGACGGCCCAGGCAGCGAAAGAGAAGACATCTCAAGCTGCCCAAACGACGCAGCAAAAGGCGCATGAGACAGCACAGGCAACGAAAGATAAGACCTCTCAAGCTGCCCAAACGACCCAGCAAAAGGCTCATGAGACGACCCAAGCAGCAAAAGACAAGACATCTCAAGCTGCCCAGACGGCTCAAGAGAAAGCCCGTGAGACGAAGGACAAGACAGGAAGTTACATGTCCGAGACAGGAGAAGCCATAAAGCAGAAGGCTCAAAACGCTGCTCAGTACACAAAGGAGACGGCTCAAGAAGCGGCTCAGTACACAAAAGAGACGGCTGAAGCAGGTAGAGACAAGACCGGTGGGTTTTTGAGCCAGACAGGTGAGCAAGTGAAGCAGATGGCGATGGGTGCAGCTGATGCGGTGAAACACACTTTTGGGATGGCTACggaggaagaagacaaggaaCATTATCCAGGCACAACTACGACCACTACTGGTACTACTCGGACCACTGATCCTACTCATCATACTTATCAGAGGAAGTGA